One segment of Pasteurella skyensis DNA contains the following:
- a CDS encoding saccharopine dehydrogenase family protein has translation MKKNVLIIGAGGVAQVVAHKCAQNNDILGNIVIASRTLSKCQNIAKSIEEKNNFKIPSTIQCYALDAFDIEQTKALIEKTQSQIVINVAQSFQNMPILEACIQTGVAYIDTAIAEDQDKVCPTPPWYGHYEWKRLERCKENKITAILSAGFDPGVVNAYASYGVTLFDSVESIDIIDINAGNHGKYFATNFDPEVNFREFTGVVYSWQNNQWQTNQMFEVKRTDDLPVVGVQNSYLTGHEEVHSLAQHLDVPNIRFWMGFGDHYINVFNVLKNLGLLSEKPVTTAEGVEVVPLKVVKAVLPDPPSLAENYTGHTCIGDLIKGKKDGKDKEVFIYNTASHTEAYEEVGSQGISYTAGVPAVAAAILVATGEWDCLEMRNVEQLDPKPYLNVLNKIGLPNRIKDENGDRELVF, from the coding sequence ATGAAGAAAAATGTGTTAATTATTGGTGCAGGGGGTGTTGCTCAAGTAGTGGCTCATAAATGTGCTCAAAATAATGATATTTTAGGTAATATTGTTATTGCCTCTCGAACGCTATCAAAATGTCAAAACATTGCCAAAAGCATTGAGGAAAAGAATAATTTTAAAATTCCTAGTACAATTCAATGCTATGCCCTTGATGCTTTTGATATTGAACAAACCAAAGCCCTTATTGAAAAAACACAGTCACAAATTGTGATTAATGTTGCCCAATCTTTTCAAAATATGCCTATTTTAGAAGCTTGTATTCAAACAGGTGTCGCTTATATTGATACGGCTATTGCTGAAGATCAAGATAAGGTTTGTCCAACCCCTCCTTGGTATGGTCATTATGAATGGAAGCGTTTAGAGCGTTGTAAAGAGAATAAGATTACGGCTATTCTAAGTGCAGGGTTTGATCCTGGTGTTGTGAATGCTTATGCAAGTTACGGTGTAACGCTTTTTGATTCCGTTGAGAGTATTGATATTATTGATATTAATGCGGGTAATCACGGAAAATATTTTGCGACTAACTTTGATCCTGAAGTGAATTTTAGAGAGTTTACAGGGGTAGTGTATTCTTGGCAAAATAATCAATGGCAAACCAATCAAATGTTTGAGGTAAAACGTACCGATGATTTACCTGTTGTAGGTGTGCAAAACTCTTACTTAACGGGACACGAAGAAGTACATTCATTAGCTCAGCATTTGGATGTACCTAATATCCGCTTTTGGATGGGATTTGGCGATCATTATATTAACGTATTTAATGTGTTGAAAAATTTAGGTTTATTGTCTGAAAAACCAGTAACAACAGCGGAAGGTGTTGAAGTGGTACCATTAAAAGTCGTTAAAGCAGTCTTACCAGATCCTCCTTCTTTGGCTGAAAACTATACAGGTCATACTTGTATTGGTGATCTGATTAAAGGTAAAAAAGACGGTAAAGATAAAGAAGTGTTTATTTATAATACTGCAAGTCATACAGAGGCTTATGAAGAGGTGGGCAGTCAAGGTATTTCTTATACCGCAGGCGTTCCTGCTGTTGCAGCGGCAATACTGGTTGCAACAGGGGAATGGGATTGTTTAGAAATGCGTAATGTAGAACAACTTGATCCTAAACCTTACCTCAATGTATTAAACAAAATCGGCTTACCAAATCGTATTAAAGATGAAAATGGTGATCGTGAACTCGTGTTTTGA
- a CDS encoding KilA-N domain-containing protein, whose translation MSKIKKEKLRVKGLSIEVYTEDFRNDYISLTDIAKYRNAEDPRFVIQNWMRNRNTLEFIGIWETLNNQNFNRVQFDTFKNESGLNRFIMTPQKWIETTNAIGIVSKSGRYGGTYAHSDIAVEFASWISAEFKLYIIQDYKRLKTDENSKLSLSWNLNREISKINYKLHTDAIKKHLLENLTPAQLSYKYASEADMLNVALFNQRAKDWRDENPDLKGNMRDYAGLNELLVLANMESYNAILIEKGIEQRERMIELRNLAKTQLLSLERLNSPDIKN comes from the coding sequence ATGTCAAAAATAAAAAAAGAAAAATTACGAGTAAAAGGCTTATCTATTGAGGTTTATACGGAAGATTTTCGTAATGATTATATTAGCTTGACGGATATTGCGAAATATAGAAATGCGGAAGATCCCCGTTTTGTTATTCAGAATTGGATGAGAAATCGAAATACTTTAGAATTTATTGGAATATGGGAAACGTTAAATAATCAAAATTTTAACCGTGTGCAATTCGACACGTTTAAAAATGAGTCTGGTTTAAATCGTTTTATTATGACACCACAAAAATGGATTGAAACAACTAATGCAATAGGTATTGTTTCAAAATCAGGTAGGTATGGAGGTACTTATGCACATTCTGATATTGCAGTGGAGTTTGCCTCTTGGATTTCTGCAGAATTTAAACTCTATATTATTCAAGATTATAAACGCTTAAAAACCGATGAAAATTCAAAATTATCGCTTTCTTGGAATTTGAATCGAGAAATTTCAAAAATTAATTATAAACTGCATACTGATGCAATTAAAAAGCATTTATTAGAAAACCTTACACCCGCACAGCTTTCTTATAAATATGCCTCAGAAGCTGATATGTTAAATGTGGCTCTGTTTAATCAAAGAGCAAAAGATTGGCGTGATGAAAACCCTGATTTAAAAGGAAATATGCGAGATTATGCGGGTTTAAATGAATTATTAGTGCTTGCAAATATGGAAAGTTATAATGCAATTTTAATTGAAAAAGGGATCGAGCAGAGAGAACGAATGATCGAATTGAGAAATTTAGCAAAAACACAATTATTATCATTAGAACGCTTAAATAGCCCTGATATAAAAAACTAA
- the priA gene encoding primosomal protein N', whose amino-acid sequence MNLIQIALPVPLNRYFDYFLPAEMKVVQGARVVVPFGNQKKIGIVVGFPETTDIPKDKLKPILSVLDEQSLFDDEILQLLKWSADYYHSPLGEVLQSALPVKLRQGESCERAVLEQFSVTEIGHKALLNGTLNRAKKQQQLLTELTQFANFFEKPTACSSSVWKALLEKGFVKKEKLSFESKTWLEKLGDNEQCNTSNKLRLNKQQALIVGRLQYQKGFGAFLLNGVTGSGKTEVYLQVIETVLEKGKQVLVLVPEIGLTPQTIARFKARFNVEIDTVHSNLNDTERLNVWLRAKNGENAIVIGTRSALFSQFKNLGLIIIDEEHDSSFKQQDGWRYNARDLAVLRAKNNDIPIILGSATPSLESVQNVQNGKFTELVLKNRAGDAQLAQQFVIDLKTQQIHSGLSQQLLSMMKTHLEQGNQVMLFLNRRGFAPVLLCHECGWICECRSCEKPYTYHQKKSVLRCHHCASQKIIPKQCGHCGSINLVTTGIGTEQLEQELIKRFNRYSVTRIDRDSTIRKGSLDKHLSDIQQGKSQILIGTQMLAKGHHFPNVTLVAIVNVDSALFSTDFRAEERLAQLYIQVAGRAGRAEKKGTVVLQTHYPEHPLLKSLLIKGYDEFTKTALEMRQLMSLPPFSAQVLFKATGRNNEKISNFLTDLTAYFQQQITAHQWQDFQLLPPMAAPMAKKAGQYRWQLLIQHHSKAMLQQLLNQFDLDKNRLEIPSNIRLVLDVDPLDFS is encoded by the coding sequence ATGAACTTAATTCAAATTGCATTACCTGTGCCGTTAAATCGTTATTTTGATTACTTTTTGCCCGCCGAAATGAAAGTGGTGCAAGGGGCGAGGGTTGTTGTGCCTTTTGGAAATCAAAAAAAAATAGGGATTGTGGTCGGTTTTCCTGAAACCACAGATATTCCAAAAGATAAACTTAAACCCATCTTATCTGTGTTAGATGAACAATCTTTGTTTGATGATGAAATTTTGCAATTATTAAAATGGTCAGCAGATTATTATCATAGTCCTTTAGGTGAAGTGTTGCAAAGTGCATTGCCAGTTAAATTACGACAAGGAGAAAGCTGTGAGCGAGCGGTATTAGAACAATTTTCTGTCACAGAAATTGGTCATAAAGCACTGCTAAATGGCACCTTAAACCGGGCAAAAAAGCAACAGCAACTTTTAACTGAATTAACCCAATTTGCAAATTTCTTTGAGAAACCGACCGCTTGTAGTTCGTCTGTTTGGAAAGCCTTGTTGGAAAAAGGCTTTGTTAAGAAAGAAAAACTCTCTTTTGAAAGTAAAACGTGGTTGGAAAAATTAGGTGATAATGAGCAATGTAATACGAGTAATAAATTAAGGTTGAATAAGCAACAAGCCCTAATAGTAGGACGTTTACAGTATCAAAAAGGTTTTGGGGCTTTTTTATTAAATGGCGTCACAGGTTCAGGAAAAACCGAAGTCTATTTACAAGTTATTGAAACAGTATTAGAAAAAGGAAAACAAGTTTTAGTTTTAGTCCCTGAAATTGGTTTAACCCCTCAAACAATTGCTCGATTTAAAGCTCGTTTCAATGTAGAAATTGATACCGTGCATTCTAATTTGAATGATACTGAACGCTTAAATGTGTGGCTCAGGGCGAAAAATGGTGAAAATGCAATTGTGATTGGCACTCGTTCAGCACTCTTTAGTCAATTTAAGAATTTGGGTTTAATCATTATTGATGAGGAACACGATAGTTCATTTAAACAGCAAGATGGTTGGCGTTATAATGCACGAGATTTAGCGGTGCTACGTGCAAAAAATAATGATATTCCGATTATTTTAGGTTCAGCCACACCAAGTTTAGAGAGTGTGCAAAATGTACAAAATGGTAAGTTTACTGAGTTAGTATTAAAAAATCGAGCAGGAGATGCTCAGCTGGCTCAACAATTTGTGATTGATTTGAAGACACAACAAATTCACTCAGGGCTATCGCAACAATTATTATCAATGATGAAGACCCACCTAGAGCAAGGCAATCAAGTAATGCTATTTCTCAACCGTCGTGGGTTTGCTCCTGTGTTACTTTGTCACGAATGTGGTTGGATTTGTGAATGTCGCTCTTGTGAAAAGCCTTATACTTACCATCAGAAAAAGAGCGTGCTGCGTTGTCATCATTGCGCTTCTCAAAAGATTATTCCTAAACAATGTGGGCATTGCGGTTCTATCAATTTAGTGACAACAGGTATTGGTACAGAACAGTTAGAGCAAGAATTAATCAAGAGATTTAATCGCTACAGTGTCACGAGAATAGATCGAGATAGTACAATACGAAAGGGATCATTAGATAAGCATTTATCTGATATTCAGCAAGGTAAAAGTCAAATTCTAATTGGTACGCAAATGTTGGCTAAAGGACATCACTTCCCAAATGTAACGCTAGTTGCAATTGTAAATGTGGATAGTGCATTATTCTCTACAGACTTTAGAGCCGAGGAACGTTTAGCACAGCTTTATATTCAAGTGGCAGGCAGAGCAGGACGAGCTGAAAAGAAAGGTACTGTGGTGTTACAAACTCATTATCCTGAACACCCATTACTAAAGTCACTGCTTATAAAAGGTTATGACGAATTTACGAAAACAGCGTTAGAAATGCGACAACTAATGAGTTTACCGCCATTTTCAGCTCAAGTATTATTTAAAGCAACAGGGCGAAATAATGAAAAAATTTCAAATTTTTTAACTGATCTTACCGCTTATTTTCAGCAACAAATTACTGCTCATCAATGGCAAGACTTTCAACTCCTTCCTCCAATGGCAGCGCCTATGGCAAAAAAAGCAGGGCAGTACCGTTGGCAATTGCTAATTCAACATCATTCAAAAGCAATGTTACAACAACTACTTAATCAGTTTGATTTAGATAAAAATCGGCTTGAAATACCGTCTAATATTCGATTGGTTTTAGATGTTGATCCATTGGATTTTAGTTAA
- the nspC gene encoding carboxynorspermidine decarboxylase: protein MTQLQTPYYLIDKSKLQRNMEKIAYVQQKSGAKALLALKCFATWSVFDFMSQYMAGTTSSSLYEVKLGKDKFGGETHAYSVAYSPDEIDEVVANADKIIFNSINQLKRYKDHAKNIQRGLRVNPRVSTSSFLLADPARPYSRLGEWDLQKIEEILPLINGFMFHNNCENPSFEKFDEMLTHIENHFGELLHQVDWVSLGGGIHFTGKDYPIDQFADRLKQFSEKFGVQVYLEPGEASITLSCSFETTVLDVGNNEKDYVIVDSSIEAHLLDLLIYRSEARLTEDEFYGKGDYQYLVCGKSCLAGDIFGEYKFEKPLQIGDRLSFCDTAGYSMVKKNWFNGVNMPSIAIKELDGTVKLVKQFGYQDYVESLS, encoded by the coding sequence ATGACACAATTACAAACCCCTTACTATTTAATTGATAAATCAAAACTACAACGTAATATGGAAAAAATTGCCTATGTGCAACAAAAATCAGGGGCAAAAGCCTTATTAGCATTAAAATGTTTTGCAACGTGGTCAGTGTTTGATTTTATGTCGCAATATATGGCAGGGACAACTTCGTCATCACTTTATGAAGTGAAATTAGGTAAAGATAAATTTGGGGGTGAAACCCACGCTTATAGTGTTGCTTATTCACCAGATGAAATTGATGAAGTTGTCGCTAATGCTGATAAGATTATTTTTAATTCAATTAATCAACTAAAACGTTACAAAGATCACGCTAAAAATATTCAACGTGGTTTACGAGTAAATCCTCGTGTGAGTACTTCAAGTTTTTTACTAGCGGATCCCGCTCGCCCTTATAGTCGTTTAGGGGAATGGGATTTGCAAAAAATCGAAGAAATCTTACCGCTTATTAATGGTTTTATGTTTCATAATAACTGTGAAAATCCAAGTTTTGAAAAATTTGATGAAATGCTAACCCATATTGAAAACCACTTTGGTGAATTATTACATCAAGTGGATTGGGTCAGTTTAGGTGGTGGTATTCATTTTACAGGAAAAGATTATCCCATCGACCAATTTGCAGATCGTTTAAAGCAATTTTCTGAAAAATTTGGTGTTCAAGTTTATTTAGAACCCGGTGAGGCGTCTATTACTTTGAGTTGTAGCTTTGAAACCACTGTATTAGATGTGGGTAATAATGAAAAAGATTATGTGATTGTGGATAGTTCTATTGAGGCACATTTATTAGATTTATTGATTTATCGCTCAGAAGCACGTTTAACCGAAGATGAGTTTTATGGCAAAGGGGATTATCAATATCTTGTTTGTGGAAAATCCTGTTTAGCAGGAGATATTTTTGGTGAATATAAATTTGAAAAACCATTACAAATTGGCGATCGTCTTTCATTTTGTGATACAGCAGGGTATTCAATGGTTAAAAAGAACTGGTTTAATGGTGTAAATATGCCCTCTATTGCCATTAAAGAGCTTGATGGAACGGTTAAATTAGTTAAACAGTTTGGGTATCAGGATTATGTAGAGAGTTTGTCTTAA
- a CDS encoding DUF1176 domain-containing protein — protein MKIIQRLLALLCLLSPTTMASESNDEAIKEMPNFQHKDWELACDNTGTCRAAGYNPESEYENLVSVMLTRKAGNKQKVSAEIQFRTTAYYGGDSCPSEVYFVINRKGQGDIRLSKACTGKLNKKQTQALLNALKKVSVIKFGTKRDTFILSDQGATAVLLKMDEYQKRVGKPSALIKKGKSKEAVLQPKAKPIITIPVMPKAKKHLTFGLLKSNLKKQLNKLPCDFVNKNTDIWAYALNDKQSLLEIPCMMGAYNYSAYYVVVDKQLNEVQATVGEGNGYENGIISGYWKGRGVGDCWASVEYAWNGEKFVLSSDSYTGMCRGFAGGAWNLPSYVSEVKHSDK, from the coding sequence ATGAAAATAATACAACGCCTTTTAGCCCTATTATGTCTATTATCTCCAACAACAATGGCGAGTGAATCGAATGATGAAGCCATTAAAGAAATGCCAAATTTTCAACATAAAGATTGGGAATTAGCTTGTGATAATACAGGGACTTGTCGAGCCGCAGGGTATAACCCTGAAAGTGAATATGAAAATCTTGTTTCTGTTATGCTTACTCGAAAAGCAGGAAATAAACAAAAAGTAAGTGCAGAGATTCAATTTAGGACAACTGCTTATTATGGCGGTGATTCTTGTCCTAGCGAGGTCTATTTTGTTATAAATCGTAAAGGACAAGGTGATATTCGCCTATCGAAAGCCTGTACTGGTAAGTTGAATAAAAAGCAAACTCAAGCATTATTAAATGCGTTGAAAAAGGTAAGTGTCATTAAATTTGGAACAAAGAGAGATACCTTTATCCTTTCCGATCAAGGGGCAACAGCAGTATTATTAAAAATGGACGAATATCAGAAACGAGTAGGTAAGCCGTCTGCCTTAATTAAAAAAGGTAAAAGTAAAGAAGCAGTTTTACAACCAAAAGCCAAGCCAATTATTACTATTCCTGTGATGCCAAAAGCTAAAAAACACTTAACTTTTGGATTGTTAAAAAGCAACCTTAAAAAACAATTAAATAAACTTCCTTGTGATTTCGTAAATAAAAATACCGATATTTGGGCTTATGCTTTAAATGATAAACAGTCACTGTTAGAAATACCTTGTATGATGGGAGCTTATAATTACTCTGCTTATTATGTGGTTGTTGATAAGCAATTAAATGAAGTACAGGCTACTGTAGGTGAGGGGAATGGCTATGAGAATGGCATTATTTCAGGTTATTGGAAAGGACGTGGCGTAGGGGATTGCTGGGCTTCTGTTGAATATGCTTGGAATGGTGAAAAATTTGTTTTAAGCAGTGATTCTTATACTGGAATGTGTCGTGGCTTTGCTGGTGGAGCGTGGAATTTGCCGAGTTATGTGAGCGAAGTGAAGCATTCTGACAAATAA
- a CDS encoding arsenic resistance protein: protein MWKILAVIQKNLVWAIPIVMILGISSGSIFDMRFLKITIVPLTFLMVYPMMINLKLEAVLSPKELKAQIVAQFLNFAVIPFIAFFLGKLFFPEQPLIRLGILFVALLPTSGMTISWTGFAKGNINAAIQMTVFGLILGSIATPLYAKWLMGKSIEIPVQQVFTSIMFVVFLPMFMGLVTRKYLVKKFGQEHYQKNIKPKVPMFSTLGVLGIVFVAMALKAKSITAEPTVLISYLTPIIILYVINFALSTIVAKVFFNREDAIAVVYGTVMRNLSIALAIAMTVFGESGAEISIVIAMAYIIQVQAAAWYVKLSDRIFGQKV from the coding sequence ATGTGGAAAATATTAGCAGTTATTCAAAAAAATTTAGTTTGGGCAATTCCAATTGTAATGATTTTGGGAATTAGCAGTGGCTCTATTTTTGATATGCGTTTTTTAAAAATCACCATTGTCCCATTAACTTTTTTAATGGTTTATCCAATGATGATTAACTTAAAACTTGAAGCTGTTTTATCACCTAAAGAATTGAAAGCACAGATTGTGGCACAATTTTTAAATTTTGCCGTTATCCCTTTTATTGCCTTCTTTTTAGGAAAACTATTCTTTCCTGAACAACCTTTAATTCGATTAGGCATTTTATTTGTTGCCCTACTCCCAACCAGTGGAATGACTATATCTTGGACAGGATTTGCCAAAGGCAATATCAATGCAGCAATCCAAATGACCGTATTTGGACTTATTTTAGGCTCTATTGCAACACCTTTATATGCCAAATGGTTAATGGGAAAAAGTATTGAAATTCCTGTACAACAAGTGTTTACGTCCATTATGTTTGTGGTTTTCTTACCTATGTTTATGGGACTGGTTACTCGTAAATATTTAGTAAAAAAATTTGGTCAAGAACACTATCAAAAAAATATTAAACCCAAAGTTCCGATGTTTTCAACATTAGGGGTATTAGGTATTGTATTTGTGGCAATGGCACTAAAAGCCAAATCCATAACCGCAGAGCCTACTGTACTTATCAGTTATTTAACGCCTATCATTATTTTATATGTTATTAATTTCGCGTTAAGTACCATTGTGGCTAAGGTGTTTTTTAATCGAGAAGATGCCATTGCCGTCGTTTATGGCACAGTAATGCGAAATTTATCGATCGCACTGGCTATTGCAATGACCGTATTTGGAGAATCAGGTGCAGAAATTTCTATTGTTATCGCAATGGCGTATATTATTCAAGTACAAGCGGCGGCGTGGTATGTAAAATTGAGTGATAGAATATTTGGACAGAAAGTCTAA
- a CDS encoding vWA domain-containing protein — MKTQFKQILLAGLCTALFSGGAIAEPNTQNKQIPVSQQMQHQKNLVEVAFVLDTTGSMRSLIDGAKKKIWSIANTIVDINPNAEIRMALVAYRDRGDDYVVKTVHNLDTDVQSLYSALTRLEADGGGDMPESVNEALDKGVNKLQWSTDKNAKRVLFLVGDAPPHMDYLDEKQYPAIINEATEKSILVNTVQAGDSRATKKVWKKMARLGKGTYLAIPQDGGQVVQIDTPYDDEILRKQEALDTTIIVYGDHSVQAEVVSKMKVRSAAPKATQVDNASYYAKKKGVKKVISGAGDLVADIKNKEVALEELEESKLPEVLKNKSTKEKQAIIQEKLKKRQSLEAEIATLVKKRDDYLKQHKTEKSDSFDGVVKETLNKQLKDK; from the coding sequence ATGAAAACACAATTTAAACAAATACTTCTTGCAGGTTTATGTACTGCATTGTTTAGTGGAGGGGCTATTGCCGAGCCAAACACTCAAAACAAACAAATTCCAGTTTCACAACAAATGCAACATCAGAAAAACCTTGTTGAAGTAGCTTTTGTACTGGATACAACAGGTTCTATGAGATCGTTGATTGATGGAGCAAAAAAGAAAATTTGGTCTATTGCGAATACCATTGTTGATATTAATCCAAATGCAGAAATTCGTATGGCATTGGTAGCCTATCGTGATCGTGGTGATGATTATGTCGTCAAAACAGTACATAATTTAGATACTGATGTGCAATCACTTTATTCTGCATTAACCAGGCTGGAAGCTGATGGTGGTGGAGATATGCCTGAATCAGTAAATGAAGCACTTGATAAGGGGGTTAATAAGCTGCAATGGAGTACGGATAAGAATGCCAAGCGTGTTTTATTCTTAGTAGGTGATGCACCTCCACATATGGATTATTTGGATGAAAAACAATATCCTGCGATTATTAATGAAGCAACGGAGAAAAGTATTCTTGTAAATACCGTTCAGGCAGGGGATAGCAGAGCGACCAAAAAAGTGTGGAAAAAAATGGCACGTTTAGGTAAAGGTACGTATTTAGCTATTCCGCAAGATGGTGGTCAAGTTGTACAAATTGATACGCCTTATGATGATGAAATTTTAAGAAAGCAAGAAGCGTTGGATACAACGATTATTGTCTATGGTGACCATAGCGTACAAGCTGAAGTCGTTTCTAAAATGAAAGTGCGTAGTGCGGCACCTAAAGCAACACAAGTTGATAATGCAAGTTACTATGCCAAGAAGAAAGGCGTTAAAAAAGTTATTTCTGGAGCGGGTGACTTAGTGGCGGATATTAAAAATAAAGAAGTGGCATTAGAGGAACTAGAAGAGAGTAAATTACCTGAAGTGTTAAAAAATAAAAGCACGAAGGAAAAGCAAGCCATTATTCAAGAGAAGTTAAAAAAACGTCAATCATTAGAAGCGGAAATCGCTACTTTAGTTAAGAAGCGAGATGACTACTTGAAACAGCATAAAACAGAAAAGTCTGATTCATTTGATGGCGTAGTCAAAGAAACGTTAAATAAACAGTTAAAGGATAAATAG
- a CDS encoding DsrE family protein: MTTHYDYVGTIFENETNPNKPTVAFTLANKVLEKGYSATILLMVDAVSLAIPGKVDNIDIGTPFGGLKALQEAFIEKGGKILVCKACMVHNKITPEQIDSRFDIIDGGEVIDLIMNAKGSLQIS; the protein is encoded by the coding sequence ATGACGACACATTATGATTACGTTGGTACTATTTTTGAAAATGAAACCAACCCGAATAAACCCACTGTGGCTTTTACACTGGCAAATAAAGTATTAGAAAAAGGCTATTCTGCAACCATTCTTTTAATGGTTGATGCGGTAAGTCTCGCTATTCCAGGAAAGGTTGATAATATTGATATCGGTACCCCTTTTGGTGGATTAAAAGCATTACAAGAAGCCTTCATTGAAAAAGGGGGAAAAATCTTAGTTTGTAAGGCTTGTATGGTTCATAACAAAATCACTCCAGAACAAATTGATTCACGTTTTGATATTATTGATGGCGGCGAAGTGATTGATCTTATTATGAATGCTAAAGGTTCATTACAAATTAGCTAA
- a CDS encoding DMT family transporter: MGFIFPIMRFMSLHFDTINNNAVRFLSGGLVLIFIILFKFRTEIRKIISDPTLIIKLLILGIFMVGNMYFFINGLQQTSAVTGSLFGILAMPLAILMAAIFFEDERTRCKQKRFYLGATITFTGAILFIFFAKQPNIEQNFLMGSLFLGISIFIQSIQNIFVKTISKQLHSVVISASTASIAGLIYLLIAIQTQKITQLQTVEWSLLIGLSCAGIYGILVGMFMSFYIMSTQGVVIFNVIRLTVPISTAITSYFILGETINIYQVIGAAVVILGSVIVLKTKN; this comes from the coding sequence ATGGGATTTATCTTTCCCATTATGCGGTTTATGAGCCTCCATTTTGATACGATCAATAATAATGCAGTACGATTTTTATCAGGAGGCTTAGTTCTTATTTTTATTATTCTATTTAAATTTAGAACCGAAATAAGAAAAATCATAAGCGATCCTACCTTAATCATAAAATTACTCATTTTGGGTATTTTTATGGTTGGGAATATGTATTTTTTTATTAATGGATTACAACAAACCTCTGCGGTAACAGGAAGTCTTTTTGGTATTTTAGCAATGCCTTTAGCCATTTTAATGGCAGCGATTTTTTTTGAAGATGAGCGAACTCGCTGTAAACAAAAACGTTTTTATTTAGGGGCAACAATCACTTTTACTGGCGCTATTCTTTTTATCTTTTTTGCAAAGCAACCTAATATAGAACAGAACTTTTTAATGGGAAGCTTATTTTTAGGTATTTCTATTTTTATTCAATCCATTCAGAATATCTTTGTTAAAACCATTTCTAAACAATTACACAGTGTGGTAATCAGTGCTTCAACAGCCAGTATCGCAGGGCTTATTTATTTACTTATAGCAATTCAGACCCAAAAAATCACACAACTACAAACGGTTGAATGGTCGCTACTGATTGGGTTAAGTTGTGCAGGGATTTATGGCATATTGGTCGGAATGTTTATGTCTTTTTATATAATGTCTACACAAGGCGTTGTGATTTTTAATGTTATTCGTCTTACCGTTCCTATTTCTACTGCGATAACAAGTTATTTTATACTTGGAGAAACAATTAATATTTATCAAGTGATTGGGGCTGCGGTGGTGATTTTGGGTAGTGTTATTGTATTAAAAACAAAAAATTAG